A window of Pseudomonas putida genomic DNA:
CCTCGGTGGCGATCACCGTGACCACGTCGTTGGGGGTGGTTTCGGTGTGAAAATCGACGATCAGGTCGACATCCTTCAACCGTGCCGCACCAAAGGGCGCACGGCGGGTAATGTGCACCAGCTTGGTCGAACAGAAGCAGAACAGCCAGTCGCCGTCGCTGAGCATGCAGTTGAACACGCCCTGGCCGCGGTAGCCGGCACAGGCTTCGACCAGCACCGGCAGCAGCTGTTCCACCGGCACGGGCTCGGGGAAGGCACTGCGGATCCGGTTGAGCAGGTCGCAGAAGGCCGCCTCGCTGTCGGTGTCGCCCACCGGCCGGTAGAAACTGGCCTGGCCCTTGAAGTCACCCAACTGGCCATTGTGCGCGAAGCACCAGTTGCGGCCCCACATCTCCCGCACGAACGGGTGGGTGTTGGACAGGCACACCTTGCCGACGTTTGCCTGGCGTATGTGGCCGATGACCACTTCACTCTTGATCGGGTAACGCTGCACCAGGTTGGCCACTTCCGACTCGCTGCTGGCGGCCGGGTCCTGGAACAGGCGCAGGCCACGGCCTTCGTAGAAGCCGATGCCCCAGCCGTCACGGTGCGGGCCGGTACGGCCGCCGCGCTGCATCAGGCCGGTGAAGCTGAAGACGATGTCGGTGGGAACGTTGGCACTCATGCCCAGCAGTTCGCACATAGGCGTGTCTCCACTTACAGACGGGGCTCGACCCGGCCGCCGCCATGCAGGGCGGCAGGGCGTGGGTCGTCAAGGTAGCGGTCCCGGCGCTCGGCGGCCAACGGCGCCTGGGCAGCGAGTGCGTCATCTTCGGCGACCTGGCGCTGGGCCGCGGCCTCGGCCTGGGCGCGGCGCTCGCGGGCGCGCTTTTCCAGCGGCCAGCGCAGCGCCACGAAGAGGAAATAGAGGCTGAAGGCGAACATGCCGTACATGGCAAAGTCCGACACCGCGCGCCAGGCGTTGTTGCCGACCTTGAAGGCGACATCCAGGGCTGTGATGGCGATGGCCGGGGCGAAGCTGTCCTTGACCGGGTCGACGATGGTCGGGGTCAGCAGCAGCACCGCCAGCACCACCCGCAGCGGTTCGCGCAGCCAGCGCCACATCCAGCCGGTGAGCTTGAAGCCCACCAGCAGGCAGCCCAGGGCGGCAACCGCGTATAGGCCCCAGGCCAGGGTGTAGTCGTTCTCGGTCATGGTGTTCGTGCAAGCCAGGCAAAGAGATGCCTATGATAAACACTTTTCCGGGCGCAGACAGTGTTTGCCTGTGCCGGCCTCTTCGCGGGCTTGCCCGCTCCCACAGGGACCGCACAGATTTCAAGAACTGTGGTGAACCTGTGGGAGCGGGCAAGCCCGCGAAGAGGCCGGCACAGGCAACCCCAATCAAGAGATCCTCAATGCCAACCAAGCCCCAACCCCCTATTGCCCACGCCGACAACACCGCCGACCCGTACGCCTGGCTGCAACAGCGCGACTCCCCCGAGGTGCTTGCCTACCTGCAGGCCGAGAACGCCTATCAGGAAGCCTGTCTGACCGACCAGGCGCCACTGCGCGAGCAGCTGTTCGAAGAGATCAAGGGCC
This region includes:
- a CDS encoding class II glutamine amidotransferase encodes the protein MCELLGMSANVPTDIVFSFTGLMQRGGRTGPHRDGWGIGFYEGRGLRLFQDPAASSESEVANLVQRYPIKSEVVIGHIRQANVGKVCLSNTHPFVREMWGRNWCFAHNGQLGDFKGQASFYRPVGDTDSEAAFCDLLNRIRSAFPEPVPVEQLLPVLVEACAGYRGQGVFNCMLSDGDWLFCFCSTKLVHITRRAPFGAARLKDVDLIVDFHTETTPNDVVTVIATEALTENETWQRYAPGQWALWRHGECVAHGQS
- a CDS encoding MFS transporter; the protein is MTENDYTLAWGLYAVAALGCLLVGFKLTGWMWRWLREPLRVVLAVLLLTPTIVDPVKDSFAPAIAITALDVAFKVGNNAWRAVSDFAMYGMFAFSLYFLFVALRWPLEKRARERRAQAEAAAQRQVAEDDALAAQAPLAAERRDRYLDDPRPAALHGGGRVEPRL